Part of the Hyalangium minutum genome is shown below.
TGGCCGCGGACGATCTCCCGGACGATGAAGAGGCCCAGGCCGATGTTCCGGCTGAGGTTGCGAGCGGAGTGCGCTCCACGCATGAGCGGGTCGAAGAGGCGAGGAAGCAGCTCGGCGGGGATGGCGTTCCCCTGGTTGTGGACCTCGAGCAGGAACGTGCCGGGGGATGCCTCGCTCCTGACCACCACGGGCATGCCGGGTGCGCCGTAGGTGAGCGCGTTGTTCACCAGGTTGGTGACCACCTGGGCCAGGCGATCCGGATCACACAGCCCCTGCCCGTCCCCTCTCTGCTCCACGCTCACCCGCAGCCCCGGAGAGGTCTGCAGCACCTCGCTCACCACTTCGCGGATGACGTCGTGCAGGTCCACCCGCTGGAGCTTCAAGGCAATGCCCTGGCCCAGGTGCGCCTGCGTGAAGTCCAAGAAGTCCTGGATCAGCCGTGTGGCGCGGTCACTCGAGGAGAGGATGCGGTGGACTGCCCTGCGCTGGCGCTCGTCCAGGCCGGGGGTGGCCTGGAGCAGCCCCGCCGCCATGACGATGGCTCCCAGCGGGGTGCGCAGATCATGAGAGACGATCCCGATGAGCTTCTGCTCGAACTCGAGCTGCTGCCGGAGGGCCTCTTGGGGGGGCTGCTCCCGCAGGGACCGGCTCTCCTCCAGGGACAGTGCCGCGATGGACGCGAACTCCTCCAGCAGCCGGAGATCCTCCGGAGAGAAGGGCCGCCCCGGGGTGTGTCGCACGGCATCGAGCGTGCCGAGGACGCGGCCGTGGGCCACCAGCGGGACGGCCATCCAAGAGTGGATGGGGTAGCGCTCCAAGGTGGGGCGTTGCTCGGGCAGGGCTTGGGCGAGCAATTCCTCCAGGGAGACGACGGGCCAGAAGAAGGACTGGCCGGTGCTCGCCAGGCTCAAGTGCAGCTCGCTCGGGCGCTGGCTGGGGCCCGCCAGCCGCTGGAGCAGCTCCTCCTGGGCGCGGGAATTGACATGGCTCAGCGACACGCACTCCAGCAGCCGATCCGGTTCGGACCACAGCCGCAGGGTGCTGCTGTCGCCCATGTGGCGCACCACCTCGCGGGTGATGGCCTGCGCCAGGGAGGCCAGCTCCTGGCTCTCCCTTCGGAGCGCCTGCGAGGCCTCGGCCAGCATCTGGGGGCGCTGGCCCGCGGCACCGTCTCCCCGGGACAGGAAGAGCTCGATGAACGAGGACACCTTCCAGCGCAGCAGCTGGGCGGGGAAGGACTTGGGCAGGTAGTCCACGGCGCCGTGCGCGTACCCAGTCTTCACTTCCTCTTCTCCTTGGGCGCAGGAGGTCAGGAAGATGATGGGAATGGAGCGGGTGCGCTCGTCCTGCCGCAGGAGATCGGCTGTCTCATAGCCATTCAGGCCTGGCATCCGCACGTCCAGGAGGATGAGCGCGAACGTGTTCCCGGTGGACAGCGTCTGGAGCGCCTGCTCCCCGGAGGTGGTCTTGACGAGCTCCGCGCCCAGAGGCTCCAGGAGGATCTCCAAGGCCGCAAGGCTGTCGGGGTCGTCATCCACCAGGAGCACGCGAGGCCGTGGAGCGGCCCCCACAGAAAGCCTCTGCGAGGGCTCACTCGAGCCTTGGCGGCGTGTCTCTTCAATGGGCAGCGAAGTTGGCAGGGCCAGACAGTGCCTCCCCTGACCTCATGGATGCCGCTGCATGTTAATGATCGAGATACACAGACAGTGCTGCCCCAAAGGACACACCGCTTGGGGCTCATGAAACATGTCTGTTATCGGGCTGTTGTCATGCGACCGGCGGACGAGGGCTCTGCCAGATACAGAACTCTCACCGCGGGGCTGCTGGCGCCCGGCCCTACGTGTCGAAGCGGAAGGGCGTCTCTTGGATGGAAGCGCGCTTCGCGAACTGCTGGCAGAACCGGGTCAGCTCCACGTAGGGAGCCGTCGGCAGAACCTCCCGGAACTCCAGGTGCGTCACGAGGCAGTAGAGCGTGACCTCCAGGAAGCTCAGGTCCCGCTGGGGCGGGAGCGCGGCGAGCACCGCCTGCGCGTTCTGCTCCAGCCACGCCATCATGTTGATCAACTGCGTTCGCATCTTGGTGTGGTGAGCGCTGCTGTCGCTGGCACCGCCCACCTTGGACATGACCAGCGTCACCTCCGTGGCCATGCTCTGAAGCACGAGCTCCTGCGCGTTGGCGAGGACCGGCACGTCAAGGTCCTCGGGCCAGCTCACGCGAGGTCTGGAGCTCGACCGCCGCCAGAGTTCGCGGCAGATATTGAGGGCTCCGAACCAGCTCCCTTGGGGCGTCTTCAGGACTGGGATCCGGAGCGCGGGGTTGCCGCCGTAGTCCTCCGGGTTGGAGGACATCAGGTCTCGCACCACCTGGAAGGAATGGTCCACGCCCAGCTCCGCGGCGAAGATCCGCGCGATGCGTGTGAAGTGAGAGCTCGAACGGCCGATGAGGACAGGTCTCTCGAGTGCTTCGGGCGCAGCGGACATGTTGGCTCTTCTCCCAGGCTCGGCTCAGCCGCCCACGGCCCGGCGCGGCGCGGGCTGCACGGTGGCCATGTCTGGGGCCTCCGTCACGCCCGCCTCGTCGCGGGTGGCCAGGGCCAGGATGCGCTCGCACAGCTGCGAGAAGGTGATGCCCTTCTGCGCGGCGATCTTCGGCAGCAGGCTCATCGGCGTCAGCCCCGGCAGCGTGTTCACCTCGAGGACGATGTCGTTGTCCTCGTCCGAGCAGATGAGGTCCACCCGGCCGTAGCCGCGGCAGCCCAGCGCCTCCCAGGCGGCGAGCGCCAGGTGCTCCACGTTGGCCAGCCGCGTGGGCGACAGCCGCGGCGGCAGGTGGTAGCGCGCCCCGCCCTTGTACTTGGCCTCGTAGTCGAAGCCCTCGCGGGGATAGGAGATCTCGCAGCTGCCGAGCACCTCACCGCCGAGGATGCCCACCGTCACCTCGCGGCCGCGCACGTAGCGCTCCACGAGCGCCTCGCCGCCGTAGCGGCACGCCTCGGCCACCGCGGAGGTCAGCGTCTCGGCGTCGTTCACCAGGGCCAGCCCCACCGACGAGCCGCCGCAGGCCGGCTTCACCACGCAGGGGAAGCCCAGGTCGCCGTGGCGCTCCTGGAGTGTGGGCAGCTCGGCGCGGCCGATGCGGTAGCCCGGCGCCGTGGGCAGGTTGTGCAGCCGGAACAGCTTCTTGGCGAAGGGCTTGTTCATGGCCAGCGCGGAGGCCATCACGCCCGAGCCCGTGTAGGGCAGCTCGAGCAGCTCCAGCAGGCCCTGCACCTTGCCGTCCTCGCCCATGCGCCCGTGGAGCGCCAGGAAGGCCATGTCCATCTCGGCGGACCGCAGCACCCGATCCAGCCCCGGCCCCGCGAAGACGCGAGTCACCGTGTGGCCCTGCTCCTCGAGCGCGGCCACCACCGCCTCGCCGGTCTTCAGTGAAATCTCCCGCTCCTCGCCCCACCCGCCCATCAGCACTCCAACGCGCTTGCCCATGTTGATGACTTCCTCCTGGGTCCAGTCCTCAGCACGCGGGATGCCAACACCACTCGTGCGGCACGTCACGAAAACTGCCAACACGAGTGGTGCTAACCCTTTGATTTCGCGGGGTTACAGATCTGTAGCGTGTGGCCTTCCAGACACGGCGCGGCAGCGGAGCCACGCAAAGGGAGGGCAGCCAGGCAGACGCGGCTCAGCGAAGCTCGGCTGGCTGCTCGGGGCAACCCGAGGGGTCCTCGCAGAGGCTGGAGCCGCCCGTGCCTCCATCGCCCGTGCCTCCATCGGGTCTGGCACCGGGCGAGGAGACACAGCCTCCGTCCACGCACACGTAGTCCTGGAGGCACTGGCTCCGAGCATCACAGGGCTGGCCCTCGGGATCGAAGTCGAGCAGCACGCTGCACGCGGGCAGCGCCAGAACCAACAGCAACCAGAGCAGAGAGTGAGAGCGCATGACTAGTAGTTCCGGAGATCGTCCTCATCGAGTGCGGGCTTCTTCTTCTTCTTCTCTTCTTCCTCACGCTTGCGCCGCTCCTCCTCCTCGCGCTTGCGCTTGGCCTCCTCCTCCCGCTTTTTCTTCTCTTCTTCTTCGCGCTTCTTCCGCTCCTCTTCCTGCTTGCGCTTCTCCTCCTCCTCGCGCTTGAGCCGCTCCTCGCCCTTGCGCTTGTCCTCCTCAGCCTGCTTGCGCTTCGCCTCTTCCTCGCGCTTGAGCCGCTCTTCCTCCTCGCGCTTGAGCCGCTCCTCTTCCGCGCGCTTCTTCTCCTCCTCACGCTTGCGCTTCTCCTCCTCCGCGCGAGAGGCCGGGGTGGACTTGCCCTGAGGAGCCGCGGTCGCCGGCGTGGCCTTGTCCCCGGCAGGAGGGGCCGCTGCGGGCTTGTCCTCGGGCTTGCCGGCCGCCGGTGCGGTGGCGGGCTTGTCCTGGGTCTTGCCCGTGGCCGCAGGTGTGGCGGGCTTGTCCTCGGGCCGGGCCGCCGGAGCTGTCTCCGGACGAGGAGCAGGCGCAGGCGTCACGCGTCCCTTCTTCCCACCGGAGTCCGCTCCGTCTCCGCCTCCCAGGAAGGCCAGCCACGTTCCCGCTCCCGCGGAGGCGAGGCCCGCGATCACCCCCACGTCCGCGACGAGCGCGTACGTCTTGCCATCCGAGCGGAGCTTCTCCGCCCGGGGATCTCTCTGAGGCAGCTTCTTGAAGTCATCCGCCTTGGAGGAAGCCTCGAGGCCGAAGTAGATGCCTCCCGCCACGAGCGCCGCGCCCGTGGCCAGCAGCACGTACCCCGCCGTCTTGCGTCCCGCGCTTGGCCCCTGCGTGGGGTAGTGCGTCGTGGGCTTGCCGCCCTTCCCTCGCAGCGCGTCCGTCTGGAGCACGCTGGCCAGGAGCGCCTGGAGTGCCGTGTTCCCCGCGTCACCCGAGAGCGGCAGCGGCCCCACCGCGTAGCCCGCGTTGTGGCCATCGGACACCTCCACGCGGAGCGCAATGGCATCCTGGCCCGAGATGCTGGGGGTGCCACGCACCAGCAGCGCCATCACCTGCTGGGTCCCCGCGAAGGTGCCCAGCTCGCGAAGCGCCGCGTCCCGGTCCGCTCCCTCGGGAGCAGCGGCGATGCGGTCCACCCACGCCTTCAGCTTGGACGCGGTGGGGAGCGGCTCGAGCTTGAGCGCCGCCTCGCCCCGGAACCGCCCCTGGGCCGAGGCGTACCCGGGCGCGATGGCGGTGACGAAGTGCTCGGAGGACGTCAGGCCCGAGAGCGTCATGGGGGAGATGCCCTGGAATTGGCCATCCATGAAGATCTGGGCGGGTACGTCGCCCGTCTTCACCTCCAGCGTCCGGGTGGCCTCGGCGAGGATGCCCCGGCGAACCTTCTCGACGACGGCCAGCTCGTCCGGCGGGAAGAAGTTGGAGGAGAACTCGGCGCGCGGGTTCCGGGCGAGCACCTCCTTCAGCTCACGCTGGAACGCCTTGTTGTCGCCGTTGGCGACGTACGCGGCGATCTTCATCACCCGCGCCCGGCTCATGTCCATGAAGTGGCGGGACAGGTCGCTCCCCTCGTACAGCTGCGCGGCCTGGTCGAACTGCTTGAGCGCCTGCTGGGTGTCCAGCTCGTCGTAGGCCTTCTGGCCCTCCTGGAGCGCGGCAGCGGCCGCCGCGGCCTTGGCATCGCGCTCCCGAGCCCCCTGGGCATCTAGCGCATCCGCCAAGCGCACCAGTTGGAAGCGCTCGGTGCCCGCCACGGCCTGCTCAGCCTGGTACGTCAGCTGGGGCAGCTGGGCCTGGGCTGCGGCATCCAGCGGCACCACGAGCACGGTGAGCGTCGGCGCCGCGGCGGACGGGAGAACGCGGGGCAACAGGCGCACCACGGGCTGCTGTGCCAGCGCGGGCCCCGAGGCAAGCAGACCCACCATCAGGCCGCTCAGAGCCGACTGAAGCACACGAATCCAGGATCGTCGCATCACTCTCTCGACCATGTCGCCGCGCATTAAATGGTCTGCGCGGTGAAAAGCCAGCGAGGAACGCGGCTACCGCTCAGTAGTGCCCGCTCGGGGCGCGGAGCCCGCCTCTCCTCCAGCCATGGAGTGGAGGTACTCCAGCGCCACCTTGAGGGGCGGATCCTTCAGCTTCGCGGCGACGTCCCAGGGCTTGAGGTTGGCCGGCAGCGTGCGGGGGCTCGGGGACTGCTCGGGAGCAGAAACGACGGGCTCCGCCTTGAAGTGGCGCTCCAGATCCTTCTCGCGCGTCTCGCGGCCCGGCTTGCCGCCCGGCTCCTCGTGGACGGAGAAGTCCGGGGTGATGCCGCGCTCCTGGATGCTGCGGCCGCTGGGCGTGTAGTAGCGAGCGATGGTGAGCTTCAGCCCGGAGCCGTCCTCCAGCTCGATGACGGTCTGCACGCTGCCCTTGCCGAAGGTCTGCGTGCCCATGATGACGGCGCGTCCGTGGTCCTGCAGCGCCCCCGCGACGATCTCCGAGGCCGAGGCGCTGCCCGCGTTCACGAGGACCACCAGAGGATAATTGGCCTCCGTGTCGCGGTCCTTGCTGCGCTCATCGGTAGCGTTGGCGCCGTTGCGGCCCTTGGTGGAGACAATGGTCAGGTTGCCCGGCAGGAAGCGATCGCTGATCGCCACCGCCTGATCCAGCAGCCCGCCGGGGTTATTGCGCAGGTCCAGCACCAGCCCGCGCAGCTCTTTGCCGCCGTTGAGCCCGCGAAGCCGGTCCAGCTCCTTGCGCAGGTACAGGTCCGTGCGGTCCTGGAAGTTCTTCACCTTCACATAGCCGATGCCGCCGTAGAGCGAGCCCTCCACGGAGACAATGCGGATGTGGTCGCGAATGATGGCGATCTCGCGCGGCGCGCTGAAGCCGTCGCGCATGATGGTGAGCAGCACCCGCTTGCCCGCGGGGCCGCGCATCTTCTGGAGCGCCCAGGGGAGGTCCCTGCCCTGCGTGGACTCGTCGTCGATGCGAAGAATCTCATCCCCCGGGCGCAGGCCGGCGCGCGCGGCGGGCGTGTCGTCGATGGCGGCCACCACCACGAGCCGATCCACCTTCCGGGCAATCTCCACGCCCAGGCCTCCGAACTCGCCGGAGGTGTCGATCTTCATCTCCTTGAAGACCTCGGGGGGCATGAAGAGGGTGTGGGGATCCAGCGTCTCGAGCATGCCCTTGATGGCGCCGTGCATGAGCCTGCGCTGATCCACCGGCTCCACGTAGTTGTTCTCCACGTAGGAGAGCACCCGCGCGAACACCTCGAGGTTCTTGTAGGTGGTGTCTTCGCGATCCGCGCGCGCGGTGGGCACGGCGAGCAGCAGGCCCGCTGCGAGCGCCACACGCCACGAGTGGAGCAGGCGGTTCACGAGGTGCGTCCTTTCCCCATTGACGACCCCAGTCTACACCGCCCCTACAGCCCTGCCTCGTCCGCGAAGCGCACCAACTGCGAGGCGAGCTCTTCGGGCCGCTCCACCTGGGGGATGTGACCGAAGCCCTCCACCACACGCACCTGGGCATGGGACGGCAGGTGGGAGCGGTAGTAGTCCAGCGTCTCGGCAGGGAGCAGGCGCTCGCTCCCTCCCCAGACGAGCAGCACGGGCATCTTCAGGCTCTTGAGCACCTCGGGCGCGAGGCTCTCGCGGGTGGCGCGGGCCTCGGCCGCCAGCGCCTGTACCGTGGCGGTGCCGTAGAACTTCCGAAGCTCCCCGGCAAACAACATCACCGGCAGCGGCGGCTTGTGGAACAGGCGGCCCATGAGCAGGCGCGCCTCGGCAGCCGTCTTGATGTCGAAGGAGGACAGGAGCGCATCCAGAGCCTCGGGCGCCAGCGCAGCGCCCGCCGGAGCCACCAATCCCAGCGCCTTGACGAGCTCGGGATGATCCCCCGCGAGCTTCACGGACATGGCGCCGCCCAGCGAGTTGCCCACCACGAAAGCCGGCTCGCGCACCACCTGCTCACACCAGAGGCGGAGCACATCGAACTGGCCGCGCACGCAGACGGGCCCACCGCAATACTCGGCGGAGAAGCCATGCCCGGGCAGATCCACCGCCAGTACTCGCGAGAAGCGCTTGGCCAACCCGAAGAACAGCTTGGCGAAGCCGTTGGCGGAACCTCCCAGGCCGTGCACGAGCACCACCGGTGGCCCCTTGCCCTGCCCCTTGAGCTCGTACATGTGGACGGACTGGCCGGCCACGGAGACGACCTTGGACTCCACACCGCGCGCCACGAGCATGTGGCGCATCACCTTCTGCACACCGCCTAACAGATCCACCGGGCTTGCTCGCTCCTGAGAAGGGTCCAGTCCCTACACTAATGGCTGCCAGGCCTTTATGCAGCGCGTCAAGGGCTGCGAGCGAACCAGGGTGCTGGATCCACGGCCACCCCGCCCTTGCGAATCTCGAAATAGAGGTAGGCCCCCTTGAGCGAGCCGGTGTCTCCCACGGTGCCGACATCGTCGCCCGCCTGGACCTCGGCGCCCACCGCGGGCCCCACCGTCGCCAGGTGGGCCATGAGCGAGTGGTAGCCGTTGCCATGGTCCAGGATGAGCAGGTTGCCGTAGCCCCGGAGGGTCCCGGCGAAGACGACGGTGCCCGGGGCCACGGAGTACACGGGAGCGCCCTCGGGAGCGCGCAGGTCCACGCCCTTCTGCACGGTGACGGTGTTGAAGCGGGGGTTGATCACCTTGCCGAAGCCCACCTCGATGATGCCCACGGTGGGCATGGGCAATTTGCCCTTGAGCGCGCGGAAGCCGGTGGCCGTGGTGCCCTCCTTCATGTCCTCGAGCATGCGCGTGAGCTCGCCGTCCGCCTGCTCCAGCTCGCGCACCACGCGCTTCACCAGATCCACCTCGCCGGTGAGCGTGGCCACGACGTCCTTCAGCGCCGCCTGCTGCTGCTGGGCGAAGGCCACCTGCTCCTTGAGGAACGCCTGGCGCGCGGTGAGCGAGGACTGCAGGCGCCGCAGCTCCAACACGGTCTGATGTTCCAGCCGCGCCACGTGCTGTACGGCGCGCAGCAGCTCCAGGTCGCTCTTCATGGTGGCCTCGAGCGTCCGCGCGCGCCACACGAGCGAGGAGAAGTCCTCCGAGGTGAGCAGCGCCTCGATGGGCTGGCGGCGCGTCAACCGGTACAGGGCCCGCAACCGGGGCGTGAGCCGCTGCAGCTGCTGCTGGAGCACCCGGCGTGCAATGGCCTCCTCGCGCTCGGCGACGGCCACGCGCTTGCGGAAGGCGGCCAGATCCTTCTCCACGACTTGCACGCGCTTGCGAGCCAGGCCTGCCATCTGCTCCAGGAGCTCCACGGCCTCCAGCACCGAGACCTTCTTGGACTCGATGAGGGCGATGGCGGCGCGCTGGGTGGCGAGCTGCTCGCGCACGTTGGCCCGCTCGGCCGCCTCGTCTTGTGCGAGCGCGGCGGTGGCTCCCAGCAGCAGCATGAGGAGAACCGTCCGGCTCATACCCGCGAGAACCGCCCCACGGCGATGAAGCTGCCCACGAGCCCCAGCAGGCCACCCGCCACCCCCAGCTCCATCGCAAGAACTGGACGCACCAGCGCCTCGGAGGACGTGGGCCCCAGGAGGAAGGAGAACAGCGACGTCAGCGTAGGCCCCACCGCCCGGTCGAAGGCCCACAGTCCCATCAGCGCCACCGCCGCCCCCAATAGCCCCTGGAGAAACCCCTCGATGAGGAAGGGCGCCTTGACGAAGCGATCCGTGGCGCCCACGAGCTTCTGGATCTCGATCTCCTCGCGCCGCGCGTAGATGGCGAGCTGGAGCGTCGCGGAGACGATGATGATGGTGGCGAAGAGCACCACCGCGAAGGCCACGAGCCCGCCAAAGCGCAGGGCCCGGGCAATCGCCGTGAGCCGCTCCACCGCCTCGCGGCCGTAGTCCACGCCTGTGACGCCGGGTAGCACGCGGATCTGCGTGGCGAGCGCCTCCAGCAGCTCCGGGGTCCGCCGCTCGGGGGCCACGCTCAGCTCCAGCGAGGGCGGCAGCGGATTCTCGGGCAGCTGCGCCAGCGCGTCGCCGAGGTCTCCCAGCTCGCGAGCCAGCCGCTTCAAGGCCTCGTCCGGCTTCACGAGCACGGCCTTGCCGC
Proteins encoded:
- a CDS encoding ATP-binding protein, which codes for MGAAPRPRVLLVDDDPDSLAALEILLEPLGAELVKTTSGEQALQTLSTGNTFALILLDVRMPGLNGYETADLLRQDERTRSIPIIFLTSCAQGEEEVKTGYAHGAVDYLPKSFPAQLLRWKVSSFIELFLSRGDGAAGQRPQMLAEASQALRRESQELASLAQAITREVVRHMGDSSTLRLWSEPDRLLECVSLSHVNSRAQEELLQRLAGPSQRPSELHLSLASTGQSFFWPVVSLEELLAQALPEQRPTLERYPIHSWMAVPLVAHGRVLGTLDAVRHTPGRPFSPEDLRLLEEFASIAALSLEESRSLREQPPQEALRQQLEFEQKLIGIVSHDLRTPLGAIVMAAGLLQATPGLDERQRRAVHRILSSSDRATRLIQDFLDFTQAHLGQGIALKLQRVDLHDVIREVVSEVLQTSPGLRVSVEQRGDGQGLCDPDRLAQVVTNLVNNALTYGAPGMPVVVRSEASPGTFLLEVHNQGNAIPAELLPRLFDPLMRGAHSARNLSRNIGLGLFIVREIVRGHGGSIEVSSSQEAGTTFAVRLPRQ
- a CDS encoding glutathione S-transferase N-terminal domain-containing protein, which produces MSAAPEALERPVLIGRSSSHFTRIARIFAAELGVDHSFQVVRDLMSSNPEDYGGNPALRIPVLKTPQGSWFGALNICRELWRRSSSRPRVSWPEDLDVPVLANAQELVLQSMATEVTLVMSKVGGASDSSAHHTKMRTQLINMMAWLEQNAQAVLAALPPQRDLSFLEVTLYCLVTHLEFREVLPTAPYVELTRFCQQFAKRASIQETPFRFDT
- a CDS encoding D-alanine--D-alanine ligase family protein — translated: MGKRVGVLMGGWGEEREISLKTGEAVVAALEEQGHTVTRVFAGPGLDRVLRSAEMDMAFLALHGRMGEDGKVQGLLELLELPYTGSGVMASALAMNKPFAKKLFRLHNLPTAPGYRIGRAELPTLQERHGDLGFPCVVKPACGGSSVGLALVNDAETLTSAVAEACRYGGEALVERYVRGREVTVGILGGEVLGSCEISYPREGFDYEAKYKGGARYHLPPRLSPTRLANVEHLALAAWEALGCRGYGRVDLICSDEDNDIVLEVNTLPGLTPMSLLPKIAAQKGITFSQLCERILALATRDEAGVTEAPDMATVQPAPRRAVGG
- a CDS encoding PEGA domain-containing protein → MVGLLASGPALAQQPVVRLLPRVLPSAAAPTLTVLVVPLDAAAQAQLPQLTYQAEQAVAGTERFQLVRLADALDAQGARERDAKAAAAAAALQEGQKAYDELDTQQALKQFDQAAQLYEGSDLSRHFMDMSRARVMKIAAYVANGDNKAFQRELKEVLARNPRAEFSSNFFPPDELAVVEKVRRGILAEATRTLEVKTGDVPAQIFMDGQFQGISPMTLSGLTSSEHFVTAIAPGYASAQGRFRGEAALKLEPLPTASKLKAWVDRIAAAPEGADRDAALRELGTFAGTQQVMALLVRGTPSISGQDAIALRVEVSDGHNAGYAVGPLPLSGDAGNTALQALLASVLQTDALRGKGGKPTTHYPTQGPSAGRKTAGYVLLATGAALVAGGIYFGLEASSKADDFKKLPQRDPRAEKLRSDGKTYALVADVGVIAGLASAGAGTWLAFLGGGDGADSGGKKGRVTPAPAPRPETAPAARPEDKPATPAATGKTQDKPATAPAAGKPEDKPAAAPPAGDKATPATAAPQGKSTPASRAEEEKRKREEEKKRAEEERLKREEEERLKREEEAKRKQAEEDKRKGEERLKREEEEKRKQEEERKKREEEEKKKREEEAKRKREEEERRKREEEEKKKKKPALDEDDLRNY
- a CDS encoding S41 family peptidase, which encodes MNRLLHSWRVALAAGLLLAVPTARADREDTTYKNLEVFARVLSYVENNYVEPVDQRRLMHGAIKGMLETLDPHTLFMPPEVFKEMKIDTSGEFGGLGVEIARKVDRLVVVAAIDDTPAARAGLRPGDEILRIDDESTQGRDLPWALQKMRGPAGKRVLLTIMRDGFSAPREIAIIRDHIRIVSVEGSLYGGIGYVKVKNFQDRTDLYLRKELDRLRGLNGGKELRGLVLDLRNNPGGLLDQAVAISDRFLPGNLTIVSTKGRNGANATDERSKDRDTEANYPLVVLVNAGSASASEIVAGALQDHGRAVIMGTQTFGKGSVQTVIELEDGSGLKLTIARYYTPSGRSIQERGITPDFSVHEEPGGKPGRETREKDLERHFKAEPVVSAPEQSPSPRTLPANLKPWDVAAKLKDPPLKVALEYLHSMAGGEAGSAPRAGTTER
- a CDS encoding alpha/beta fold hydrolase translates to MDLLGGVQKVMRHMLVARGVESKVVSVAGQSVHMYELKGQGKGPPVVLVHGLGGSANGFAKLFFGLAKRFSRVLAVDLPGHGFSAEYCGGPVCVRGQFDVLRLWCEQVVREPAFVVGNSLGGAMSVKLAGDHPELVKALGLVAPAGAALAPEALDALLSSFDIKTAAEARLLMGRLFHKPPLPVMLFAGELRKFYGTATVQALAAEARATRESLAPEVLKSLKMPVLLVWGGSERLLPAETLDYYRSHLPSHAQVRVVEGFGHIPQVERPEELASQLVRFADEAGL
- a CDS encoding murein hydrolase activator EnvC family protein produces the protein MSRTVLLMLLLGATAALAQDEAAERANVREQLATQRAAIALIESKKVSVLEAVELLEQMAGLARKRVQVVEKDLAAFRKRVAVAEREEAIARRVLQQQLQRLTPRLRALYRLTRRQPIEALLTSEDFSSLVWRARTLEATMKSDLELLRAVQHVARLEHQTVLELRRLQSSLTARQAFLKEQVAFAQQQQAALKDVVATLTGEVDLVKRVVRELEQADGELTRMLEDMKEGTTATGFRALKGKLPMPTVGIIEVGFGKVINPRFNTVTVQKGVDLRAPEGAPVYSVAPGTVVFAGTLRGYGNLLILDHGNGYHSLMAHLATVGPAVGAEVQAGDDVGTVGDTGSLKGAYLYFEIRKGGVAVDPAPWFARSP
- a CDS encoding cell division protein FtsX is translated as MSALAKVSYFWRSAAGGLRHSPFVHFIAITTIAIALFAAGLARTTGRALDGLLASLGGEVEVTVYLAPELALEQVDSLRTKLEAASGGKAVLVKPDEALKRLARELGDLGDALAQLPENPLPPSLELSVAPERRTPELLEALATQIRVLPGVTGVDYGREAVERLTAIARALRFGGLVAFAVVLFATIIIVSATLQLAIYARREEIEIQKLVGATDRFVKAPFLIEGFLQGLLGAAVALMGLWAFDRAVGPTLTSLFSFLLGPTSSEALVRPVLAMELGVAGGLLGLVGSFIAVGRFSRV